One Engystomops pustulosus chromosome 7, aEngPut4.maternal, whole genome shotgun sequence DNA window includes the following coding sequences:
- the LOC140070043 gene encoding olfactory receptor 5G26-like, producing MEYLNQTTPRRFILLGFSNVLHLQVIIFITFLTMYLMTISGNLLLIIIVRINPRLHSPMYFFLTSLSLTDIIFSSSIDPVILMNIFSKDRSISSLGCAVQMYISLAMGVTECVLLAFMAYDRYAAICRPLHYNTIMSKALCIYLVAGTWTVGFVNSFVQVFLAFQLQFCNCPNVNHYFCEVPAFIRMACRDTFVIELSIYITGGIFAVSSFCLILISYVHIISNILKIISSEGRQKSFSTCVSHLTAVILYYGTIMFMYLRPQSKKYSHRSSKSDNIVPIFYATVTPMLNPFIYSIRNKDVKNTFINQFKRKQFH from the coding sequence ATGGAATATCTAAACCAGACCACTCCTCGTAGGTTTATCTTACTTGGGTTCTCCAATGTCCTTCACCTTCAAGTCATCATCTTCATCACATTTTTGACAATGTATTTAATGACAATATCAGGGAACCTTCTTCTGATCATCATTGTGAGGATCAATCCAAGACTTCACAGCCCAATGTATTTCTTTTTGACCAGCCTATCGCTTACAGATAtcattttctcctcctccattGACCCTGTGATCCTAATGAACATCTTCAGTAAAGATAGAAGTATTTCTTCACTTGGATGTGCAGTACAGATGTATATCTCCTTAGCTATGGGGGTTACAGAGTGTGTATTACTTGCCTTCATGGCCTATGATAGATATGCTGCTATTTGTAGACCTCTCCATTATAACACCATAATGAGTAAGGCATTGTGCATCTACTTAGTTGCAGGGACATGGACGGTTGGCTTCGTTAACTCTTTTGTGCAGGTCTTCCTTGCCTTCCAACTCCAATTCTGCAACTGTCCAAACGTCAACCACTACTTTTGTGAGGTACCTGCATTTATACGGATGGCTTGTAGAGATACTTTTGTCATTGAATTATCTATATACATCACAGGAGGGATTTTTGCTGTAAGTTCCTTCTGCTTGATTCTGATTTCATATGTCCATATTATCTCCAACATCCTAAAGATTATTTCATCAGAAGGAAGACAGAAATCCTTCTCCACATGTGTCTCCCACCTCACCGCAGTCATCCTCTACTATGGGACTATTATGTTTATGTATCTACGACCACAATCAAAGAAATATAGTCATCGTTCTAGTAAATCAGACAACATAGTGCCAATTTTTTATGCCACAGTGACCCCGATGTTGAACCcttttatatacagtatcaggaacAAGGATGTGAAAAATACTTTCATCAATCAATTCAAGAGGAAGCAATTTCATTAA